The Terriglobus roseus sequence CCTGTGCAAGGGTGACTGCCGGCAAAACAAAAAGACCGGCGCTAAGAACAACAGTGGCGAATCGTGCGGTGATCTTCATGGAGCTCCCCCTCTTCCGAAAACACTGCGCGATGGCAGCAACGGAAAGAACACCTTCTTTGAGGGAAGGTCGCGGTGCGCTGTTGCCTTTCTGGTGTTCGATTTTGGGTTGCCTGAGGAAGCCGTATCGCTCTGTGATCACCAGACCTTGCAGACGTTTGCCTTCACCATGGGCGCCGTCTTCGGGCAGCTAAATGCGGTGGCGAACTGCGGCAGGTTCGTCACGATGCCGTTGATGCGTGCCTCGCCTGGCGAATGTGGATCGGTGGCCGCATGGACGCGCAGTTGTTCCGGCCGCTGGTTCTCACAGGCCCACTGCGCAAAGCCGAGGAAGAAACGTTGGTCGGGAGTGAAGCCGTCCACCGGCGCCAGCCGCTCAGCCTTGGTCGCGTCGCGCCACGCAAGATAGGCGAGCAGAGTTCCGCCCAAGTCCGCAACATCCTCGCCGCTCGTCAGCTTGCTGTTGATGTGAATGTCATCCACGACCGTGTAGGTCGCGAACTGGTCGCGCACACAGTTGATGCGGTCTTCGAAGCCCTTGGCATCGTCCTTGGTCCACCAGTCGCGCAGGTTGCCGTTCGAGTCAAACTGTCGGCCCTGGTCGTCGAAGCCATGCGTTAGTTCGTGCCCGATGGTCGATCCCGTGTTGCCATAGTTCACGGCATCGTCTTCCTTCGGGTCGTAGAGCGGCGGTTGCAGGACGCCTGCGGGAAAGTTGATGTCATTCATCTGCGGATCGAAGTACGCGTTCACCGTCGGTGGCGTCATGCCCCATTCGTTACGGTCCACGGGCTTACCGATCTTCGCGAATTGCCGCTTGCTTTCGAACTCCACCGCCCGATGCCAATCGCCAAAGTAGTCGTCGCGATCCACCTTGAGCGCGCTGTAGTCGCGCCAGTGATCGGGATATCCCACCTTGTTGCGGATGGTCGACAGCTTCCGCAGCGCTTCCGCCTTGGTGGCCGGACTCATCCAGTCCAGTTGCTCGATCTCGAGCTTCATGGCGTCTTCGATCTCTTTGGTCATCAGGACAGTCTTCGCCTTGGTATCTGCGGAGAAGGTGCGGCGAACAAACTCCTGCCCGAGCGCTTCGCCAAGATAGGCGTCCACCTGGCGCGTGCAGCGGCGCCACTTGGGAGCCAGTGTCGGTGTGCCGCGCAGCGTATGGCTGAAGAACTCAAACTGCGCATCCTGCCAGGGCTTGCTCATCGCGGGCGCGGCTTCCGTCAGCGCGTGGAAGCGCTCGTAGGCCTGCAGGGCGGGCAGCGGTGTCGTGGTCAACACGGTCTGAACGGCGGCATTCAGAGCGGGCTGCTGAATGTTCATGGTCGTGAACGCGGGCGCGCCAGAGTGGCGGAAGAACTCGGTCCAATCCATCGCAGGAATCTGCTTCTGCAGGTCCGCGAGTGTCAGCTTGTGGAAGGTCTTGTACGGATCGCGAAGGTCCACGCGCGACAGCGCTGCCGTCGCCAGGGCTGTCTCAAGTTTCAGAACAGCATCCGCATCGGCCTTCGCCGAGGCTGCGGGCTCACCTGCCATGACGAACAGTTGCGCGATATATGCGACGTACTTCTGGCGGATCTCGATGCTCTTCGCGTCGGTCTTCAGGTAGTAGTCGCGATCCGGCAGCCCCAGCCCTCCCGCAGACTGTTCGGCGATGACCTTGTCGGAGTCGTCAGGATCCTGCGTCGATCCTGCATTGAAGAAGAAGGATCCATCGACATCGGCAGCGAAGGCGGGCAGATCGCGCAGCAATGCCTCGCGAGACCTGTAGGCAGCGATCCGCGCCAGCACAGGACGGATGGGCGCGTCCCCGCGACGGTCGATGGCGGCTTCATCGATGCACGCGGCAAAATAGTCGCCGATCTTTTGCTGCGTCGCATCGCGATCCTTCATGGCAGCGGCGTCGCGCAGAATGCCCCACAGAAACTGCTGGTTGTCGTAGGCCAGCTTGCCGTAGACGCTCCAGGACGACTGGTCCGCCGGGATCGGATTGTTCTTGATCCAACCACCGCAGCTGAACTTATAAAAGTCCGTGCAAGGGTCGACACTGCGGTCGAGGTTGTTCACATTCAGCACGGGCGAGTAGGGAAGCTTCTCCAGCGGCACCTGGATGGTCGCGGCAACAGCCGTGGGCGAGCCTGCCGCAGGGGTCTGCGCCCCGATCGACAGGGCGGAAGAGACTAAGGCGACGGCCGATAGAGCCTGCAGTAGAGAACGCATGTTGGACAACCCCCGGGAAAGCTTTTCCGTTGGATCTGTTGTATCAACTACGCAGGATGCAGGGGGCAGTGCAAGCGGAATGTTTCCTGTCAGGGCGATGCTGGCGGCGCGAAACTGCTGCCGGCGGGGTGCGATGTGCCCCAGACCGGTACATTGACGATCACGCAGCCTGCGGAGATCTTGCAGGACATCCAGGACCGCGTGGACGCTGGCGGATTCCGGTCGGCAGCGAACTGGTCGAGAGCCGCCTTGTCGATGGCGAATCCATCACACAACGTGCAGACCGAATGCTCGCCAAGAATCAGGACGGCGTGCGATACGCCAGGCGATGCGCCGCTTCGAGGTTCGGTCAGGAAAGAACTCCGTCCCTATCTTCGAATTATCAGTTCGCGGCCGGGTAGCACTGCTCTTTAGCGTTGGAGAGGACGCTGTGACGATTCTGGATATTCGTTATGCCGGCTGGGATCACGCGCTATCGCGTCAGGAACGCTAGTCGCTATGCGAACGTAGCCGAGCGGGCATCTCATCCCGCGTCAGATCGTGGCCGCACTGGACGCAGTACACGTCCGTGATGTGGACGCCGCGGAAGCACTGGCCGCACACTGGCTTCATCTGGAACTGGCACTGTGGGCAGAAGTGAAAACCGCTGGCGACCTCCGTCCGGCAGGACGGGCAGCGGGTCATCATCGGTTGCCGCAGCATGAAGTAGACGATTGCCCCGATGCCGCCGGGCATCACCAGGACAATCAGCATCCAGATGCCGGCGCTCATGTTGCGACGTTTCACATCACGACTGATGTAACCGATCAGCAGCACGTAGCTCGCCAGCGCAGCTCCCCAGCTATAGCTGCCCACCACATGCATCACGGGGTTCCCGCGATGTGGCATGGAGTTCTGACGGCCCCAGAAGCTGAGAACCTGGATGCCCGCAAAGACGACGAGCGACAGGATCACCGACCACAGCGGGATCATCTTCAGCTCGTTGCCCTCGTCCTCAACATCCGGACGCGATGGCGGATCGATTCCCCAGGCCATTAGCGCGGTACCTCGTCGTTGCGGTCGTGGCTGCGGCTGCGACGCAGCATGACGATGGCCGCTGTAATCACGGAAAGTGGCAGGAACCACACGAGCACGATGCTGATGGAGCTGCCGGCGTCGCCGCCGAACTCAAGAACGCGCTTGCCCAGTCCGCCTTCAAACTCTGCCAGACTCTCATCGCCCAGCGACCACACAGCGCTCGCGATCAGCAGCAGGATGGTGGAGCAGATCGCAAAGGGGACGATCAGATCCTGAACGGTACGCTTACGTGCCTGCATGGCGGCCGCACGTGCTCGCACGACGCGGCGGGTGCGATTCACAATCGCAGCACGTGCATCGAACACCGGTCGAGCCCCGTGCTGGTCGTCTGTAATCGCCATGCTCAACAAAACCCTCCGCTCACGACTTGCCGCCGCACCTGGTTACGCTCGCCGCGCAGTTTCTCAAGCTGCGGCTTCAGCGCAGCCAGACCACGGTAGAGACGGGATTTCACGGTCGACAGGGGCGCCCGTGTGACGGCTGCAATCTCCTCCAGCGCCATCTCCTCGTGGAAGCGTAGCACCAGCACCTCTCGATAGCTGGCGTGCAATTCCAGAAGTACGGCAGAAACTTCCGCGGCATCCTCGCGGGAGCAGAACT is a genomic window containing:
- a CDS encoding zinc ribbon domain-containing protein, which gives rise to MAWGIDPPSRPDVEDEGNELKMIPLWSVILSLVVFAGIQVLSFWGRQNSMPHRGNPVMHVVGSYSWGAALASYVLLIGYISRDVKRRNMSAGIWMLIVLVMPGGIGAIVYFMLRQPMMTRCPSCRTEVASGFHFCPQCQFQMKPVCGQCFRGVHITDVYCVQCGHDLTRDEMPARLRSHSD
- a CDS encoding M13 family metallopeptidase → MRSLLQALSAVALVSSALSIGAQTPAAGSPTAVAATIQVPLEKLPYSPVLNVNNLDRSVDPCTDFYKFSCGGWIKNNPIPADQSSWSVYGKLAYDNQQFLWGILRDAAAMKDRDATQQKIGDYFAACIDEAAIDRRGDAPIRPVLARIAAYRSREALLRDLPAFAADVDGSFFFNAGSTQDPDDSDKVIAEQSAGGLGLPDRDYYLKTDAKSIEIRQKYVAYIAQLFVMAGEPAASAKADADAVLKLETALATAALSRVDLRDPYKTFHKLTLADLQKQIPAMDWTEFFRHSGAPAFTTMNIQQPALNAAVQTVLTTTPLPALQAYERFHALTEAAPAMSKPWQDAQFEFFSHTLRGTPTLAPKWRRCTRQVDAYLGEALGQEFVRRTFSADTKAKTVLMTKEIEDAMKLEIEQLDWMSPATKAEALRKLSTIRNKVGYPDHWRDYSALKVDRDDYFGDWHRAVEFESKRQFAKIGKPVDRNEWGMTPPTVNAYFDPQMNDINFPAGVLQPPLYDPKEDDAVNYGNTGSTIGHELTHGFDDQGRQFDSNGNLRDWWTKDDAKGFEDRINCVRDQFATYTVVDDIHINSKLTSGEDVADLGGTLLAYLAWRDATKAERLAPVDGFTPDQRFFLGFAQWACENQRPEQLRVHAATDPHSPGEARINGIVTNLPQFATAFSCPKTAPMVKANVCKVW